A genomic stretch from Nerophis ophidion isolate RoL-2023_Sa linkage group LG14, RoL_Noph_v1.0, whole genome shotgun sequence includes:
- the neurod6b gene encoding neurogenic differentiation factor 6-B — protein sequence MLTLPFEDTHSIEPRFGASFPRDAPPSGGQEHRERPAARGEDDLPCTSAGDEAGSERGDEDEREAEEGAGLLHKKRGPRKKKPAKEQQHDRSRMRRHEANARERSRMHGLNAALESLRKVVPCYSKTQKLSKIETLRLAKNYIWALSETLSAGKRPDLLAFVQTLCKGLSQPTTNLVAGCLQLNARNFLTDHNGEVMFSGRPPYEPVYSVSSYPDVSTPPGHSGGSGGLDASSKPFRPFGYGGAYEPFLYENPSPEAGSPPFESQPSPPVNLNGLFSLKHDEPPDYGKGNHYGVRYCGAPARAALAHGSMYRVAPEARYPYDLHVRGQSFPAQAELNAPFHN from the coding sequence ATGCTGACTCTTCCATTCGAGGACACGCACAGCATCGAGCCGCGCTTCGGTGCCAGTTTCCCCCGCGACGCTCCACCCTCGGGCGGCCAGGAGCACCGCGAGCGTCCGGCGGCGCGCGGCGAGGACGACTTGCCCTGCACGTCCGCCGGCGACGAGGCGGGTTCGGAGCGCGGCGACGAGGACGAGCGAGAAGCGGAGGAGGGCGCCGGGCTCCTCCACAAGAAGCGGGGGCCCCGCAAGAAGAAGCCGGCCAAGGAGCAGCAGCACGACCGCTCCAGGATGCGCAGGCATGAGGCCAACGCCCGGGAGAGGAGCCGCATGCACGGCCTGAACGCGGCGCTGGAGAGCCTCCGCAAGGTGGTTCCGTGCTACTCCAAGACGCAGAAACTGTCCAAGATCGAGACCTTGAGGCTGGCGAAGAACTACATCTGGGCCCTGTCGGAGACCCTGAGCGCGGGGAAGAGACCCGACCTGCTGGCTTTTGTACAGACTTTGTGCAAGGGACTCTCGCAGCCCACCACCAACCTGGTGGCCGGGTGTCTGCAGCTCAACGCCCGCAACTTCCTCACGGACCACAACGGGGAGGTCATGTTCTCCGGGCGGCCGCCCTACGAGCCGGTCTACTCCGTCTCCTCCTACCCGGACGTCAGCACGCCCCCCGGGCACAGCGGCGGCTCCGGCGGCTTGGACGCGTCCTCCAAGCCCTTCCGCCCCTTCGGCTACGGCGGCGCCTACGAGCCCTTCCTGTACGAGAACCCGTCCCCGGAGGCCGGGAGCCCGCCTTTCGAGAGCCAGCCGAGCCCGCCGGTGAACTTGAACGGCCTTTTCTCGCTGAAGCACGACGAGCCCCCGGACTACGGCAAGGGGAACCACTACGGGGTGCGCTACTGCGGGGCTCCGGCGCGCGCGGCCCTGGCGCACGGCTCCATGTACCGGGTGGCCCCGGAGGCCCGCTACCCCTACGACCTGCACGTCCGCGGCCAGTCCTTCCCGGCACAGGCGGAGCTCAACGCGCCTTTTCACAACTAA